A stretch of Henckelia pumila isolate YLH828 chromosome 4, ASM3356847v2, whole genome shotgun sequence DNA encodes these proteins:
- the LOC140866809 gene encoding uncharacterized protein, which translates to METLTVSLWISNLHTPATESEIHLFKFLVATGSSKSSILGETTLDLAAFLSLEIPILVSFPLRECDYGTILQVEMRCLTPKTNPRDEKWKEMQAKKDLYDVENAFQVSDSTTTKSTASYYSNKMDRSSHPRELGSAETSFSSSISRCSLDSMDDSVGRETTSRSNNISSPNCDIRGQGSDESHENEPSCSYSTFVPPELDSKNRRELRKIPHATAQTSQQNVGFFTKFKEPDDGAEVEVLKAEAKMWEQNARKLAANIENLKDELADQCLNMTNLNVELAISHSECRELSQEIERLRSLLEESTKKQIVSKKIEVLGSTSNDMQKQMEDEMRYLKELNENISSQLKKTQEANHELVGIVQEMEETMEKQKLEIDSFFSLKSVGSNNKHNCTNDECREIDVDDQVSVDKTNLKTGLPEISVMHINEQVLQENKGKLNLRSQNLEELQKNGSSEILYLEPTFQEKVVENAIEQGVKNLILKEFEVECSSTLAAKEQRILNLEAALSRTISAQNQKESRHLEARKEIEYLKDKVQELETNCNELMAENLQLLLELKELRENVIKETNACLSCSSREGSVNDFRSSSMSVEEIENKETLQERLSDLQDESRNWENQSQSFELQAHELDIEQERCLQETVDSSDNDHSSELQKENDFLSQRISGLEARLRYLTDTKECSSFELEHSEVSQVGILLNEIKDLEVEMELQKNCMENKLSEMEKRWTEAQEECNSLKKTNTRLQVTAENLMVECESLQKFNVELRQQILLTFQDQCFVLEAEVRNFEHFVRSENVRTSHVEGKFQDSELDKAKQKAVINELESQIKHSEAERVRLAEENTFLHMQSVKAQELQDEVLALRASLKKMRSKNQFLEAALKSVSGDYEELKRENGLMAQKISSMQNVMLEAEDCRRDKIVLEEKILRLESDLMANEALVVMDAETKNETNRVMRENTRLSLEVKNLEDVSGELQKKVQCLEEELKQTQHAKECQRESISKENKDDFMSTDQESHRPEYYTHDSQLRSTEADVSDKRETREAICAANNEHKIALLEAELHDIRERYLQISLKYAEVEAQKEQLVMKVKALNTWNSFPK; encoded by the exons ATGGAAACTCTTACAGTGTCTCTGTGGATTTCGAATCTCCATACTCCGGCCACGGAGTCAGAAATACATCTTTTCAAGTTTCTTGTTGCAACG GGGTCTTCGAAGTCCAGTATTCTGGGAGAGACTACTCTTGATCTAGCTGCATTCTTGAGTTTAGAAATACCAATCTTGGTTTCCTTTCCTCTGAGGGAATGCGATTACGGGACGATTTTACAA GTTGAGATGAGATGTCTTACACCAAAAACCAATCCCAG GGATGAAAAATGGAAAGAAATGCAGGCAAAGAAGGATCTTTATGATGTAGAAAATGCTTTTCAAGTATCTGATTCTACTACTACAAAGAGTACAGCATCTTACTACAGCAACAAGATGGACAGATCCTCTCATCCCAGAGAACTTGGTAGCGCG GAAACAAGCTTCTCATCGTCGATTTCACGCTGTAGTCTTGATTCCATGGATGATTCAGTAGGAAGAGAAACTACTTCTCGAAGTAATAATATAAGTAGTCCAAACTGTGATATCCGGGGGCAAGGTTCAGATGAATCCCACGAGAATGAACCGTCTTGTTCTTATTCTACTTTTGTTCCCCCAGAATTGGATAGCAAAAATCGAAGGGAACTCAGAAAGATACCACATGCCACAGCACAAACATCACAGCAAAATGTTGGTTTCTTTACTAAGTTCAAGGAACCTGATGATGGCGCTGAGGTTGAAGTTCTTAAGGCAGAAGCAAAAATGTGGGAACAAAATGCAAGAAAATTAGCTGCTAATATCGAAAATTTAAAGGATGAATTAGCTGATCAGTGCTTGAATATGACAAACCTGAATGTGGAACTTGCTATATCTCATTCCGAGTGTCGTGAACTGAGTCAAGAAATTGAACGCTTGAGATCGCTCTTGGAGGAATCGACAAAGAAACAGATTGTGAGCAAAAAAATAGAGGTTCTTGGAAGCACAAGTAATGATATGCAGAAGCAAATGGAAGACGAGATGAGGTATCTAAAGGAGTTGAATGAAAATATATCGTCTCAGCTTAAGAAAACTCAAGAAGCAAACCATGAGTTAGTCGGGATTGTTCAAGAAATGGAAGAGACTATGGAGAAGCAAAAGTTGGAGATTGACAGCTTTTTTTCTCTGAAATCAGTTGGCTCTAACAATAAGCATAATTGTACAAATGATGAGTGTCGAGAAATAGACGTTGATGATCAAGTTTCTGTTGATAAAACGAATTTAAAGACCGGTTTACCTGAGATCTCAGTGATGCATATCAATGAACAAGTTTTACAAGAAAACAAAGGGAAACTGAATCTCAGATCCCAGAATTTGGAGGAGTTGCAAAAGAACGGTTCGAGCGAAATTTTGTATCTAGAACCTACATTTCAGGAGAAAGTTGTAGAAAATGCAATTGAGCAAGGAGTTAAGAACCTGATTCTAAAGGAATTTGAAGTGGAATGTAGCTCCACATTGGCTGCAAAAGAGCAGAGAATCTTGAATTTGGAAGCTGCATTATCAAGAACTATTAGTGCTCAAAATCAGAAAGAGTCGCGACATTTAGAAGCGAGAAAAGAAATCGAGTATTTAAAGGATAAAGTCCAAGAACTTGAAACAAACTGCAACGAACTTATGGCAGAAAATCTCCAACTTCTGCTTGAACTCAAAGAACTAAGAGAGAATGTCATTAAAGAAACCAATGCCTGCTTAAGTTGCTCATCTCGAGAGGGTTCTGTGAACGATTTTCGATCCTCTTCTATGTCCGTGGAGGAGATTGAAAATAAAGAAACCCTTCAAGAAAGACtatctgatcttcaagatgaGAGTAGAAATTGGGAGAATCAGTCGCAAAGCTTCGAACTCCAGGCTCATGAACTTGACATTGAACAGGAGAGATGTCTCCAAGAAACGGTTGATTCCTCGGACAACGATCATTCATCAGAGCTTCAAAAAGAAAATGACTTTCTGTCGCAACGAATATCTGGTTTAGAAGCTCGGTTAAGATATTTAACAGATACGAAGGAGTGTAGTAGTTTCGAATTGGAGCATTCGGAAGTATCTCAAGTTGGTATTCTTCTGAATGAGATAAAAGATTTGGAAGTAGAAATGGAGCTGCAAAAGAACTGTATGGAGAATAAATTGTCGGAAATGGAAAAACGGTGGACGGAAGCTCAAGAAGAGTGCAACAGTTTAAAGAAAACGAATACGAGGCTACAAGTGACAGCTGAAAATCTCATGGTAGAATGTGAGTCACTGCAAAAGTTCAATGTGGAGTTGAGGCAGCAAATATTATTGACATTTCAAGATCAATGTTTTGTCTTAGAAGCAGAAGTAAGAAATTTCGAACATTTTGTTCGCTCAGAAAATGTTAGAACTTCACACGTAGAAGGAAAATTTCAGGATTCAGAACTTGATAAAGCAAAACAGAAAGCTGTTATCAATGAGCTAGAATCTCAAATAAAGCATTCTGAAGCCGAAAGGGTTCGATTAGCAGAAGAAAACACTTTCCTGCATATGCAATCGGTGAAAGCGCAGGAGCTGCAGGATGAAGTTTTGGCTCTAAGGGCGTCGCTTAAGAAAATGAGGTCCAAAAATCAGTTTCTGGAAGCTGCACTGAAGTCTGTTTCTGGAGATTACGAAGAGCTAAAACGCGAAAACGGCTTAATGGCTCAAAAGATTTCCAGCATGCAGAATGTAATGTTGGAGGCGGAGGATTGTAGGCGTGACAAAATCGTGTTGGAGGAGAAAATTCTGAGGCTAGAGAGCGATTTGATGGCGAATGAGGCATTAGTTGTCATGGATGCTGAGACGAAAAATGAAACCAATCGTGTAATGAGAGAAAATACTCGGTTGAGTTTAGAGGTGAAAAATCTTGAAGATGTAAGCGGAGAATTGCAGAAGAAAGTGCAATGCTTGGAAGAGGAACTAAAGCAGACACAACATGCCAAAGAATGCCAAAGGGAATCCATTTCAAAG GAAAACAAGGATGATTTTATGTCCACAGATCAAGAATCTCATCGCCCTGAATATTACACGCATGATTCGCAGCTTAGGAG TACTGAAGCAGATGTTTCTGATAAAAGAGAAACAAGAGAGGCCATTTGTGCAGCCAATAATGAACATAAGATAGCATTGCTTGAGGCTGAGTTACATGATATTCGCGAACGTTACCTTCAAATAAGCCTGAAATACGCGGAGGTGGAGGCGCAAAAAGAACAACTTGTGATGAAAGTGAAAGCTCTCAACACTTGGAACAGCTTCCCAAAGTAA